From Desulfomonilia bacterium, the proteins below share one genomic window:
- a CDS encoding Hsp20/alpha crystallin family protein, which produces MPVFKRQSLRDILYLQDRMNKIFEDSIKPATPQTSPQELVPPVDIYENDKSVTIKAELPGLNRDEIIVDISGNTLSIGGRKNKAHDDRIDNYHVIERQYGSFKRTFKLPEGVDMDKISANFEYGVLEINLPKEKGIAVRRVPISKD; this is translated from the coding sequence ATGCCTGTTTTTAAAAGACAATCTTTGAGGGACATTCTCTATCTCCAGGACAGAATGAATAAAATATTTGAAGACAGTATTAAACCTGCCACCCCCCAGACAAGCCCCCAGGAACTGGTCCCTCCCGTTGATATATATGAAAATGATAAGAGCGTGACAATAAAGGCGGAACTCCCCGGCCTGAACAGGGATGAGATCATCGTTGATATCAGCGGCAACACTTTATCTATCGGTGGCCGCAAGAACAAGGCCCACGATGACAGAATTGACAACTACCACGTGATTGAGAGACAGTACGGTTCATTCAAGAGGACTTTCAAACTGCCGGAAGGGGTAGATATGGATAAGATATCTGCCAATTTCGAATATGGCGTACTAGAAATCAACCTGCCGAAGGAAAAGGGTATCGCTGTCCGTAGAGTTCCTATTTCCAAGGATTGA
- a CDS encoding lytic transglycosylase domain-containing protein, producing MFSSRVNGIIKILSFTLIAISIPFFPCKADIYKQVLPDGTLYFTNCPIDRSDMKLYLKEKRKIKTKSYSGISRIPQFKLSNKKYDQLIQEYSRLHGVDPLLVKCVMELESGYNPMALSSKGAIGLMQLMPGTASILGVNPWDEEENIKGGTRYLADMLNRYNWDIEKALAAYNAGPGAVDKWGGIPPYQETQDYVRIIKANYNSKVK from the coding sequence ATGTTTTCATCAAGAGTGAATGGCATAATTAAAATTTTAAGCTTTACGCTGATAGCCATTTCTATCCCCTTTTTCCCATGCAAAGCGGACATTTATAAACAGGTGCTTCCTGACGGTACATTATATTTCACCAACTGCCCCATAGACAGAAGCGATATGAAGCTTTATTTGAAAGAGAAGCGCAAGATAAAAACGAAGTCATATTCCGGCATCAGCCGCATACCGCAGTTCAAGCTTTCAAACAAAAAATACGACCAGTTGATTCAGGAATATTCAAGGCTTCACGGGGTAGACCCCTTACTGGTAAAGTGTGTCATGGAATTGGAATCGGGTTACAATCCCATGGCGCTGTCCTCGAAAGGGGCAATCGGGCTCATGCAGCTCATGCCCGGAACTGCAAGCATTCTAGGCGTCAATCCCTGGGATGAAGAGGAGAACATCAAGGGGGGTACAAGATATCTGGCAGATATGCTGAACCGGTATAACTGGGATATCGAAAAGGCGCTTGCCGCATATAACGCAGGCCCCGGCGCAGTCGATAAATGGGGCGGCATCCCTCCTTATCAGGAAACGCAGGATTATGTTCGAATTATCAAGGCGAATTACAACAGTAAGGTAAAATAA
- the jag gene encoding RNA-binding cell elongation regulator Jag/EloR codes for MEYKEFEGRSVDEAIVQAMRAFRVSFEDLDIQILVEASKGFLGMGGKNAKIKARLATARDNDSPVDIDDAAPEMPESQSSEELLSPSKEVPEQVLIEMKTVLTEILAKMQIENSEVQLRSDGVLEITGDGSGLLIGKHGQTLDALQFIINRIANKDRQDMIHITIDTEKYRERHIDRLKSMAIKMGQKARKTGKSVSLEMMNPYDRRIIHLTLKSEPDLNTRSIGEGVFKKVVIQPKTRKQPR; via the coding sequence ATGGAATACAAGGAATTTGAAGGCAGATCAGTTGATGAAGCAATCGTCCAGGCCATGAGGGCTTTTCGTGTGAGCTTTGAAGATCTCGATATACAGATTCTGGTTGAGGCTTCAAAGGGCTTTTTGGGAATGGGCGGAAAAAATGCAAAAATAAAGGCGCGGCTGGCTACTGCCCGTGATAATGATTCACCAGTGGATATAGATGATGCCGCCCCTGAAATGCCTGAATCCCAATCAAGTGAAGAGCTGCTGTCACCATCAAAAGAAGTCCCTGAACAGGTTCTGATTGAAATGAAAACCGTTCTAACGGAAATTCTTGCAAAAATGCAGATTGAAAATTCCGAGGTTCAGCTCAGAAGCGACGGCGTGCTTGAGATCACTGGCGACGGCAGCGGGCTTCTGATAGGCAAGCATGGACAGACACTTGACGCATTGCAGTTCATTATCAACCGCATCGCGAATAAAGACCGTCAGGATATGATACACATAACGATCGACACCGAAAAATACAGGGAACGTCATATCGATCGACTCAAATCAATGGCGATAAAGATGGGGCAAAAGGCGAGAAAAACCGGCAAATCCGTATCTCTTGAGATGATGAATCCCTATGACCGCAGAATAATCCACCTTACCTTGAAGAGCGAACCTGACCTCAACACCAGAAGCATCGGTGAAGGGGTTTTCAAGAAGGTGGTTATCCAGCCCAAAACGAGGAAACAGCCACGATAA
- a CDS encoding cold-shock protein gives MAKGTVKWFNEKKGFGFITEESGTDVFVHFSAIKSDGFKTLEEGERVTFDVSNGPKGPQASNVLKA, from the coding sequence ATGGCAAAAGGAACAGTGAAGTGGTTTAACGAGAAAAAAGGATTTGGTTTCATTACGGAAGAAAGCGGAACTGATGTGTTTGTGCATTTTTCAGCAATTAAAAGTGACGGGTTCAAAACACTCGAAGAAGGCGAAAGAGTAACTTTTGATGTATCAAACGGCCCCAAAGGTCCGCAGGCGTCAAACGTTTTAAAAGCCTAA
- the rnpA gene encoding ribonuclease P protein component: protein MSDERFPKELRLTKRHEFKKVDEHKTERLITKNLIILVAPNSLNLARIGLTVSKKTGNAVRRNRIKRLLREAFRLNKPWFAPGKDYVLIARSGRIDNLAGISLEIEKVLKK from the coding sequence ATGTCAGACGAGAGATTTCCCAAGGAATTAAGGCTTACCAAAAGACATGAGTTCAAGAAGGTAGACGAACATAAAACTGAACGGCTGATTACGAAAAATCTCATTATTCTTGTTGCACCGAATTCATTGAACCTTGCACGCATAGGTCTGACGGTAAGCAAAAAAACAGGTAACGCAGTAAGGAGAAACAGAATCAAACGATTGCTGCGTGAAGCTTTCCGACTGAACAAGCCTTGGTTTGCACCGGGAAAAGATTATGTTCTCATTGCAAGGTCCGGTCGAATTGACAATCTGGCTGGGATTTCTCTGGAAATTGAAAAAGTCCTGAAGAAATGA
- a CDS encoding LysM peptidoglycan-binding domain-containing protein, translating into MLKLKGNLIWLLLYAFVFLSCSHMPQTYPPPDITGHGDHNQPQGNKPIIEENKQIPPETNQIEPETNQVLTENKKYIDNQNKGPTGDGAEEKQNADTKVSACRLPGMDNIETKKYIDKALGKDRAYYIGELNRFEKVRPRMEAILEEQGIPKDLVYLAFVESGGNPNALSPSGACGYWQFLPGTARLYGLKIDRWVDERRDLDKSTRAAAKYLKELYKMFGDWLLACAAYNAGEMAIDRLMKKNSDVKTFWDISPDMIYKYETIAFVPKILAAVQIGRNRDKYNIPQAIDAEPACYDTVTVNSYITFEKISGITGSPVSAITSLNPELIRKCTPPRAKEYKLKVPAGTGELVASSLKSDKNLSVQYASYAVQKGDTLYSIAKKHDTTTDKILVFNRIDKKDKLSPGTVLIIPEDIYMKQKEKKILASKDFRTHKNSQQDEELEDATIKSDMAVEKNKSRYASMTSINKKPRVLRYNVKKGDTIWKISKLYEVKEADIKKWNQLNSSSSIRPGDKLTIYITGER; encoded by the coding sequence ATGCTGAAGTTGAAGGGAAATTTAATATGGCTTCTGCTTTATGCATTTGTCTTTTTATCATGTTCACACATGCCGCAGACATACCCGCCTCCCGATATAACCGGGCATGGGGACCATAACCAGCCTCAAGGTAATAAGCCAATCATAGAAGAAAATAAACAGATACCGCCTGAAACAAACCAAATCGAACCCGAAACCAATCAGGTATTAACAGAAAATAAAAAATATATAGATAATCAAAATAAGGGACCAACTGGTGACGGCGCTGAAGAAAAACAAAACGCCGATACAAAAGTTTCAGCCTGCAGATTGCCTGGTATGGATAACATCGAAACAAAAAAATATATTGATAAGGCTCTCGGTAAAGACAGGGCTTATTATATCGGCGAACTCAACCGGTTTGAAAAGGTGCGTCCGAGGATGGAGGCTATCCTTGAGGAGCAGGGCATCCCAAAGGATCTTGTATACCTGGCTTTTGTAGAAAGCGGCGGTAATCCCAATGCCTTATCACCTTCGGGAGCCTGCGGTTACTGGCAGTTTCTACCCGGTACGGCAAGGCTTTACGGACTTAAGATCGATCGTTGGGTCGATGAAAGGAGAGACCTGGATAAATCAACAAGGGCTGCAGCAAAATATCTCAAAGAGCTTTATAAAATGTTCGGCGACTGGCTGCTTGCCTGCGCCGCATACAATGCCGGCGAAATGGCAATAGACCGGCTAATGAAAAAAAACAGTGATGTAAAAACATTCTGGGACATCTCACCGGACATGATATATAAATACGAAACAATTGCATTTGTCCCTAAAATACTCGCGGCAGTACAGATCGGCAGAAACCGCGATAAATACAATATCCCCCAGGCCATTGACGCAGAACCTGCATGCTATGATACAGTCACAGTCAACTCATACATTACATTCGAAAAGATATCAGGCATAACAGGCAGCCCTGTTTCCGCTATTACCTCTCTCAATCCGGAACTTATAAGAAAATGCACCCCCCCCCGCGCAAAAGAGTACAAACTGAAGGTGCCTGCAGGCACCGGAGAACTAGTTGCATCATCATTGAAATCAGATAAAAATCTATCCGTTCAATATGCTTCATATGCCGTTCAGAAAGGTGATACCCTTTATTCGATTGCAAAAAAACATGACACAACAACCGATAAGATTCTGGTATTCAACAGGATAGATAAAAAGGACAAGCTTTCCCCGGGAACTGTTTTAATAATACCAGAAGATATTTACATGAAACAAAAGGAAAAGAAGATCCTCGCTTCAAAGGATTTCAGAACTCATAAAAACAGTCAGCAGGATGAGGAATTGGAGGATGCAACCATAAAATCAGATATGGCCGTTGAGAAAAATAAGTCCAGATATGCAAGCATGACCTCCATTAACAAAAAACCCCGCGTGCTAAGATATAATGTTAAAAAGGGTGATACGATCTGGAAGATATCAAAACTTTATGAGGTTAAAGAAGCAGATATCAAGAAATGGAACCAGCTGAATTCCTCATCCAGCATCCGCCCCGGTGATAAACTGACTATCTATATAACTGGTGAAAGATAG
- the cutA gene encoding divalent-cation tolerance protein CutA encodes MELSFVYITASNVAEAEKIGSMLVEKRLAACVNIFEKMTSIYRWEGKVHKEEETVIIAKTRTGLIDELTAKVRELHSYTVPCIVSLPVAGGNPDFLNWIENETKP; translated from the coding sequence ATGGAACTGAGCTTTGTTTATATAACGGCTTCAAATGTGGCTGAGGCAGAAAAAATAGGATCGATGCTGGTGGAAAAGAGACTCGCCGCCTGTGTCAATATATTTGAGAAGATGACCTCCATCTATCGTTGGGAAGGAAAGGTTCATAAAGAAGAGGAAACAGTCATCATTGCAAAAACAAGGACCGGATTAATCGATGAATTGACAGCGAAGGTCAGGGAACTTCACAGCTACACTGTTCCCTGTATAGTCAGTCTGCCTGTCGCTGGAGGTAATCCTGATTTCTTGAACTGGATTGAAAATGAAACGAAACCTTAA
- a CDS encoding RsmG family class I SAM-dependent methyltransferase, translating to MNDILNIWIREIIRFNKSLHLVGPQVLKNIEKEIDNCLKLIEPVNEDILADLGTGSGIPGIPFAVMHPGSEVILIERSEKKCTFLRHSISCMGLKNAAIVEADPLVSHVGKFPAVISRAFSPKDSLVKIAAEILQDNGKFYYMASDEPSLDTRFQPENCINPGNPDGMKIYTFRFNPWK from the coding sequence ATGAACGACATTTTGAATATCTGGATAAGAGAGATCATACGTTTCAACAAATCACTTCACCTCGTTGGACCGCAGGTTTTGAAAAACATTGAGAAGGAAATCGACAACTGCCTGAAGCTTATTGAACCTGTAAACGAAGACATTCTGGCAGATCTGGGTACCGGTTCCGGCATCCCGGGAATTCCGTTTGCGGTTATGCACCCTGGCTCGGAAGTCATTTTAATTGAGCGTTCAGAAAAAAAATGCACCTTTTTGAGACATTCCATCTCCTGCATGGGATTAAAAAATGCAGCAATTGTTGAGGCAGATCCGCTTGTAAGCCATGTCGGTAAATTTCCGGCAGTTATATCCAGGGCATTTTCACCGAAAGATTCTCTTGTAAAGATTGCTGCGGAAATACTTCAAGACAATGGCAAATTTTATTACATGGCATCAGATGAACCATCACTTGATACAAGATTTCAACCGGAAAATTGCATCAACCCAGGGAATCCTGATGGAATGAAAATCTATACCTTCAGATTCAATCCTTGGAAATAG
- the pgsA gene encoding CDP-diacylglycerol--glycerol-3-phosphate 3-phosphatidyltransferase gives MNIANILTMSRIVMVPIIAVLMVYESFWASIAAAAIFGLGTFTDFLDGYLARNYNMESNLGKLLDPLADKLMVCTILIFLIPMGRAPAWIVAVIIGRELAVTGIRAIASEQNVIIAASWLGKYKTAFQCTAIIGLLIHYTILGIEFQKAGEFFLLIACFFTIWSGWDYIYSHIKAVA, from the coding sequence ATGAATATAGCCAATATCCTTACAATGTCCCGCATCGTGATGGTTCCGATTATAGCCGTGCTAATGGTTTATGAATCATTCTGGGCTTCCATTGCGGCGGCGGCTATTTTCGGTCTGGGAACATTTACCGATTTTCTGGATGGGTATCTGGCCAGAAACTACAACATGGAATCAAACCTCGGGAAACTGCTGGACCCTCTTGCAGACAAATTGATGGTATGCACGATCCTGATATTTCTTATTCCGATGGGAAGGGCTCCTGCCTGGATAGTTGCAGTAATAATAGGCCGGGAGCTTGCCGTAACAGGTATAAGGGCAATCGCTTCAGAGCAGAATGTGATAATCGCCGCATCATGGCTGGGGAAATACAAGACAGCCTTTCAGTGTACGGCGATTATCGGACTCCTGATTCATTATACAATACTCGGTATAGAATTTCAGAAAGCAGGCGAATTTTTTCTATTGATAGCCTGCTTCTTCACCATCTGGAGCGGTTGGGATTATATTTACAGCCACATCAAGGCTGTCGCATGA
- a CDS encoding RNA polymerase factor sigma-32 — protein sequence MNLPVIRNNSSSELIRRFEMFPVISREEEYSLAKRLRDYNDVEAAQSLITSNLRNVVRIAMDYEGYGLPIEDIIQEGTIGLMIAVKKYDPDKGYRLMTYAVWWIKAMIHDYILKFFSHVRIGTTKLQKKLFYGLNKLTREEHLEGQNIDSRSQAISAKLSVDQKQIEDIISRLSSRDQSLDSPIATDSDTSFLDFLADTRSNPEDKFIEKETSENVKKHIETALSMLSEREKDIAVHRLMVDRPVTLDELGNKYNISRERVRQIENAVRIKLKDALKGNIEYMTI from the coding sequence ATGAATCTGCCAGTAATCAGAAATAACAGTTCATCAGAACTTATAAGAAGATTTGAAATGTTCCCTGTTATCTCCAGAGAAGAGGAGTATTCTCTGGCTAAACGGCTGAGGGATTATAATGATGTTGAGGCGGCACAAAGTCTCATAACTTCGAATCTCAGAAACGTTGTAAGAATAGCAATGGATTATGAAGGATATGGACTGCCTATTGAAGATATTATCCAGGAAGGCACCATCGGTTTGATGATTGCCGTCAAGAAGTATGACCCTGATAAGGGTTACAGGCTTATGACCTATGCGGTGTGGTGGATAAAGGCCATGATACACGATTACATCCTTAAATTTTTCTCGCATGTGAGAATCGGTACGACAAAACTTCAAAAAAAGCTTTTCTATGGACTTAATAAGCTTACCAGAGAAGAACACCTCGAGGGTCAGAATATTGACAGTAGATCTCAGGCAATATCTGCAAAGCTTTCTGTCGATCAGAAGCAGATTGAGGATATAATTTCCAGACTGTCATCAAGGGATCAGTCTCTTGACAGTCCAATAGCTACAGACAGTGATACAAGCTTTCTGGATTTTCTGGCGGACACAAGGTCAAATCCTGAAGATAAGTTTATTGAAAAAGAGACAAGTGAAAATGTTAAAAAACATATAGAGACAGCACTTTCAATGCTGTCGGAAAGAGAAAAGGATATAGCCGTACACAGGCTGATGGTTGACAGGCCTGTTACTCTGGATGAATTGGGGAATAAATATAATATATCCAGGGAGCGTGTGCGGCAGATAGAAAATGCAGTAAGAATAAAGCTTAAAGATGCACTTAAAGGTAATATCGAATATATGACAATATGA
- the yidD gene encoding membrane protein insertion efficiency factor YidD — MLKKFFLTLIKFYRLAISPLFPSSCRFHPTCSQYAIDAINKYGAVRGMLKAGLRILKCHPLHPGGYDPA, encoded by the coding sequence ATGCTGAAGAAATTCTTTCTTACTCTTATCAAGTTTTACAGACTGGCAATATCTCCTCTTTTCCCATCCAGCTGCAGGTTTCATCCGACATGCTCACAATATGCCATCGATGCCATCAACAAATACGGTGCAGTCAGGGGCATGCTTAAAGCAGGCCTGAGGATATTGAAATGCCATCCTTTACACCCTGGCGGGTATGATCCTGCCTGA
- a CDS encoding DUF2892 domain-containing protein — protein sequence MDKNVGTADRLVRALIVFLTSIAFLKGWLKGKFGLLLMLGGASLISSVMSGYCPLYEQLGITTAPEQKASH from the coding sequence ATGGATAAAAATGTAGGAACAGCCGACAGACTTGTCAGGGCTCTTATTGTTTTTTTGACTTCTATCGCTTTTTTGAAAGGGTGGCTTAAAGGTAAGTTCGGGCTTCTTCTGATGCTTGGCGGAGCATCCCTGATCTCAAGTGTTATGTCTGGTTATTGCCCGCTTTACGAGCAACTTGGCATCACGACAGCCCCCGAGCAGAAGGCGTCTCACTGA
- the yidC gene encoding membrane protein insertase YidC, whose protein sequence is MDKKTVIAIVLSIAILFAWDYFVLKPQRLKNVKPQTTKELPVKENPSPLIPESETVAQASPVAPDTAQEEFIVTNTPLFEAKWSTKGARLISMKLKKYNEFAQKPNPSITELVKRMFDKEASKVKSSELVQAINTPMPGVFLTGGASDENLIFNASKTGTISIDKDAFALSFDTRISDGITLRKTFTIDPGTYFIGYKNTIINSSDKARSLGINVVQKVSYPVDGQLSKTTFNGPALLNGKHLEEFKLSKIKEPGQFRPFTGNIKWFGYEDTYFLNVIVPITAPEASVNISRLDNTYIASSYSQQYEVQPGKTIEQDLGMYIGPKEYNSLKLYSKYGLNTALSFGFFDIVAKPMLISMNWINRYVGSYGWTIIILTFIIKLILYPLSLKSFKSMKGLQKIQPLMKEIQEKYKDDRQRQNQELMKLYKDHKINPMGGCLPLLLQIPILFALYRVFQSAIELRQTPFHIVGTWLPDLSAPDPYLITPLLMGASWFIQQKMTPTPGDAMQQKIMMFMPLIFTFMFLTFPSGLVIYWLISNILSIIQQVYINRVTE, encoded by the coding sequence ATGGACAAGAAGACAGTAATTGCCATAGTGTTATCGATTGCAATACTTTTTGCCTGGGATTATTTCGTGCTGAAACCGCAAAGGCTTAAGAATGTAAAACCGCAAACAACAAAAGAACTGCCCGTCAAAGAAAATCCGTCACCCTTAATTCCTGAATCAGAAACTGTCGCACAGGCTTCCCCTGTTGCACCGGATACTGCACAGGAGGAGTTTATTGTCACGAATACCCCCTTATTTGAAGCGAAATGGAGCACAAAAGGCGCAAGACTAATTTCCATGAAACTTAAAAAGTATAATGAATTTGCACAGAAACCGAACCCAAGCATAACCGAACTTGTTAAAAGAATGTTCGATAAAGAGGCCTCCAAAGTCAAATCGTCCGAACTTGTTCAGGCAATAAATACCCCTATGCCCGGCGTTTTCTTAACAGGTGGTGCAAGTGATGAAAACCTTATATTCAATGCAAGTAAAACCGGTACAATATCAATTGACAAAGATGCATTCGCACTTTCATTCGATACCCGGATCTCAGATGGAATAACCCTTAGGAAAACCTTCACCATAGACCCCGGGACATATTTTATCGGTTATAAAAACACAATCATCAACTCATCGGATAAGGCCAGGTCATTGGGCATCAATGTAGTACAAAAGGTTTCATATCCTGTGGATGGCCAGTTATCGAAAACAACATTTAACGGGCCCGCGCTCTTAAACGGGAAACACCTCGAAGAATTCAAGCTATCCAAAATAAAAGAACCAGGCCAGTTCAGACCGTTTACCGGCAACATAAAATGGTTCGGCTATGAGGATACTTATTTCCTGAATGTAATAGTCCCCATAACTGCACCTGAAGCATCTGTTAACATTTCAAGACTGGACAATACATACATTGCCAGTTCGTATTCACAGCAGTATGAGGTTCAGCCTGGAAAAACCATAGAACAGGATCTGGGCATGTACATTGGTCCCAAGGAGTATAATTCATTGAAATTATATTCAAAATACGGACTTAATACTGCACTCAGTTTCGGATTCTTTGACATTGTTGCAAAACCTATGCTTATCAGCATGAACTGGATAAACAGATATGTCGGCAGCTATGGATGGACAATCATTATCCTGACTTTCATAATCAAGCTTATCCTTTATCCGCTTTCTCTGAAGAGTTTCAAATCAATGAAAGGACTTCAGAAAATTCAGCCCCTGATGAAGGAAATCCAGGAAAAATACAAGGATGACAGGCAGCGCCAGAACCAGGAGCTGATGAAGCTGTATAAAGACCATAAAATCAATCCGATGGGAGGCTGTCTTCCCCTTCTACTTCAGATCCCGATACTGTTTGCACTGTACAGAGTTTTTCAGTCTGCAATCGAACTGAGGCAGACACCTTTTCATATTGTTGGCACCTGGCTTCCCGACCTGTCTGCGCCCGACCCGTATCTGATAACTCCTCTTCTTATGGGTGCAAGCTGGTTCATTCAGCAGAAAATGACCCCGACACCAGGGGACGCCATGCAGCAGAAAATAATGATGTTCATGCCGCTGATATTTACATTCATGTTCCTGACATTCCCTTCGGGACTTGTCATTTACTGGCTGATAAGCAATATCCTGTCGATAATTCAGCAGGTTTATATTAATCGTGTAACTGAATAA
- the rpmH gene encoding 50S ribosomal protein L34 has translation MKRTYQPHNTRRKRTHGFLVRMRTSGGKLVINRRRAKGRKRLAV, from the coding sequence ATGAAGCGGACTTATCAGCCACACAACACGAGGCGGAAACGCACTCACGGATTTCTCGTTCGTATGCGCACTAGTGGCGGAAAACTGGTTATCAACAGAAGGAGGGCCAAGGGACGCAAGCGTTTGGCCGTTTGA
- the mnmE gene encoding tRNA uridine-5-carboxymethylaminomethyl(34) synthesis GTPase MnmE translates to MKPLTVFAESTPRGTGAISIIRITGPETLRILRLITGIYEWPPHFQKKAGIKDPDAKLVDTVMAVFHPGPSSYTGEDTAEISCHGNPLLVKSVIDTIIATGLAVEADRGEFTSRAYLNGKMDIAQAEAISALIGAKSYCAIEMSKSLMSGKLSDGIKSIKNDLEQLYSEFEADFILDESELDTSRFLQRIEQKILMLQGYKSSYDESGYAYSGIRTAIAGLPNAGKSSLFNAILGYDRAIVHEEEGTTRDVIKEHLEFNGLDFIFLDTAGLREPGKGPEAAGIEMTKQAMENADMVLYVIDSVKGITEKDRQWLSSRNNIIAVFNKSDLCSKPIEMADDILSVCVSAKYNIGIDRLLTTMRNQFPQGIPCLFIERHGALVKKALDALKAFKNGLLTVTPDAAITDLKEAIKALKSILGEEMDQDVLDDIFSRFCIGK, encoded by the coding sequence ATAAAGCCCCTAACCGTTTTTGCAGAATCGACACCAAGAGGTACAGGTGCCATAAGCATTATCAGAATCACCGGTCCGGAAACACTTCGAATATTGCGTTTAATAACCGGAATATATGAATGGCCACCCCATTTTCAGAAAAAGGCCGGAATAAAAGACCCCGATGCAAAACTTGTTGATACTGTTATGGCTGTATTTCATCCCGGGCCGTCATCTTATACAGGAGAGGATACGGCCGAAATAAGCTGTCATGGGAACCCTCTTCTGGTTAAATCTGTTATCGATACCATAATTGCAACAGGCCTTGCAGTTGAGGCAGACAGGGGAGAGTTCACCTCAAGGGCATATCTTAACGGAAAGATGGATATTGCCCAGGCCGAAGCGATCAGTGCCCTGATAGGTGCAAAAAGTTATTGTGCAATTGAAATGTCGAAAAGCCTGATGAGCGGCAAACTCTCCGATGGCATAAAATCGATAAAGAATGACCTTGAGCAGCTGTACTCAGAGTTTGAAGCCGATTTCATACTCGATGAATCAGAGCTTGATACCAGCCGCTTTCTTCAGAGGATAGAACAGAAAATACTGATGCTTCAAGGATATAAATCCAGCTATGATGAGAGCGGGTATGCATATTCAGGCATTCGGACTGCAATAGCAGGACTGCCGAATGCAGGCAAATCATCACTTTTTAATGCAATACTCGGTTATGACCGAGCAATAGTTCACGAGGAGGAAGGAACTACCAGGGATGTTATCAAAGAGCACCTTGAGTTCAATGGCCTCGATTTTATCTTTCTTGACACTGCAGGATTAAGGGAACCCGGAAAAGGGCCTGAAGCGGCAGGAATTGAAATGACTAAACAGGCAATGGAAAACGCTGATATGGTCCTGTATGTGATAGACTCCGTAAAAGGTATTACCGAAAAAGACAGGCAATGGCTATCAAGTCGGAATAATATAATAGCAGTATTCAATAAATCGGATCTTTGCAGCAAACCTATTGAGATGGCTGATGATATCTTATCGGTATGTGTATCCGCAAAATACAATATCGGAATCGACAGACTTCTGACGACAATGCGGAATCAGTTTCCACAAGGGATTCCCTGTCTTTTCATTGAGAGACATGGAGCACTGGTCAAAAAAGCACTTGATGCATTAAAGGCTTTCAAAAATGGGCTCTTAACTGTTACACCGGATGCAGCGATAACTGATCTCAAAGAGGCAATCAAGGCTTTAAAATCAATCCTGGGTGAAGAGATGGACCAGGACGTACTGGATGACATATTCTCCAGGTTTTGTATCGGCAAGTGA